In one Streptomyces sp. NBC_01241 genomic region, the following are encoded:
- a CDS encoding ABC transporter substrate-binding protein — protein sequence MRSLRMSVVPALAAVMLASLTACDSSAAGGGDSTTHTTDSKGSRVYGKCTATGSRGSIHLKTVEKDTLTVVGDLPSPGWWNGDTVRQIADGYEYCMAANLAYRAGLSKLTVRNVSFDALVAGKAQDFDMALAEISITDARRKVVDFSAPYFASNIGVLVTSGSKVTEENISGMRLGVKQGTTGADFVRDRLRPKDRPKVFAGDVELQAALQAGQIDAALTDVAIVLGKAQESKGKLQVIGQYNTGESYGALYPKGSKNSSALDGAIEAMKKDGTLDKLSSVHLAKAFGGDPSVIPTWSAK from the coding sequence ATGCGCAGCCTCCGTATGTCTGTCGTGCCCGCACTCGCTGCCGTGATGCTGGCATCCCTCACCGCCTGTGACAGTTCCGCGGCCGGCGGAGGCGACTCCACCACCCACACAACCGACTCCAAGGGGTCCCGCGTCTACGGCAAGTGCACAGCGACCGGTTCCCGCGGCTCGATCCACCTCAAGACGGTCGAGAAGGACACCCTCACCGTCGTCGGTGACCTCCCCAGCCCCGGCTGGTGGAACGGCGACACCGTGCGGCAGATCGCAGACGGCTACGAGTACTGCATGGCCGCAAATCTCGCCTACCGGGCCGGCCTGTCCAAGCTCACCGTGCGCAACGTGTCCTTCGACGCGCTCGTCGCGGGCAAGGCCCAGGACTTCGACATGGCGCTGGCCGAAATCTCCATCACGGACGCCCGCCGCAAGGTGGTGGACTTCTCCGCCCCGTACTTCGCCTCCAACATCGGTGTCCTGGTGACATCGGGGTCCAAGGTCACCGAGGAGAACATCTCGGGCATGCGGCTCGGTGTGAAGCAGGGCACCACCGGGGCCGACTTCGTCCGCGACCGCCTCCGCCCGAAGGACCGGCCGAAGGTCTTCGCGGGCGACGTCGAGCTGCAAGCCGCCCTCCAGGCAGGCCAGATCGACGCCGCGCTCACCGACGTCGCCATCGTGCTCGGCAAGGCCCAGGAGTCCAAGGGCAAGCTCCAGGTGATCGGCCAGTACAACACCGGCGAGTCCTACGGAGCGCTCTACCCCAAGGGCAGCAAGAACTCCTCCGCCCTCGACGGGGCCATCGAGGCAATGAAGAAGGACGGCACGCTCGACAAGCTCTCTTCCGTCCATCTGGCCAAGGCCTTCGGCGGAGACCCCTCCGTGATCCCCACGTGGAGCGCCAAGTGA
- a CDS encoding type 1 glutamine amidotransferase: protein MSGARVLVVEHEDGTGPAQVGERLAGLELAIDLRRPWAGDALPRTLDGHDALLVLGGSMGPYDEEQAPWLPAVRELLRQAVDRDLPTLGICLGMELLTVACGGEVRHAARPEVGLCDLAPLQEAAGDRLFGFLANPGMRLCAVQWHWEETGTLPEGAVPLLASERCAHQAYRIGTAVWGVQFHPEVLADDISTWGTSDVGPLHALGLDPAVVVAEVAQEETRLRTLWGGFAEQWGRIVADHHTAARR from the coding sequence GTGAGTGGCGCGCGGGTGCTCGTTGTCGAGCACGAGGACGGTACGGGCCCGGCTCAGGTCGGTGAACGCCTCGCCGGGCTGGAGCTGGCGATCGACTTGCGCCGCCCCTGGGCGGGTGACGCGCTGCCTCGGACCCTGGACGGCCACGACGCGCTGCTGGTCCTCGGCGGATCCATGGGTCCGTACGACGAGGAGCAGGCGCCCTGGCTGCCGGCGGTGCGGGAACTGCTGCGGCAGGCCGTGGACCGGGACCTCCCCACCCTGGGGATCTGCCTGGGTATGGAACTGCTCACGGTAGCCTGCGGCGGCGAGGTCCGGCACGCCGCACGACCCGAAGTCGGCCTCTGTGACCTGGCACCGCTTCAAGAGGCCGCCGGAGACCGGTTGTTCGGCTTCCTCGCGAACCCGGGCATGCGGTTGTGCGCGGTGCAGTGGCACTGGGAAGAGACCGGCACCCTGCCCGAGGGCGCCGTTCCGCTGCTCGCCAGTGAGCGCTGCGCCCACCAGGCGTATCGCATCGGCACAGCTGTCTGGGGCGTGCAGTTCCACCCCGAGGTGCTGGCCGACGACATCTCCACCTGGGGGACGTCGGACGTCGGTCCGCTGCACGCCCTCGGTCTCGACCCCGCCGTCGTCGTCGCCGAGGTAGCCCAGGAAGAGACACGCCTGCGTACGCTCTGGGGCGGCTTCGCCGAGCAGTGGGGCCGCATCGTGGCCGACCACCACACCGCCGCCCGCCGCTGA
- a CDS encoding amino acid ABC transporter ATP-binding protein, producing MAFIEIDAVHKSYGETPVLRGIDLNVEQHQVVTLIGASGSGKSTLLRCINGLEGISAGQIRVGGDVASGRGTDVDRLRRDVGMVFQHFNLFPHMSVVRNVALAPMRVGGVERAEAEEKARILLKRVGLADKADSMPDQLSGGQQQRVAIVRALATGPRALLLDEITSALDPELVAEVLAIVRELAEDGMTMLLATHEMGFAREVSNKVCFLHQGVLLEEGPPQQIFGDPQQERTRAFLRRIVEAGRL from the coding sequence ATGGCCTTCATCGAGATCGACGCGGTGCACAAGAGTTACGGGGAGACCCCCGTACTCCGAGGCATCGACCTGAATGTGGAACAGCACCAGGTGGTGACCCTGATAGGCGCCTCCGGCAGCGGCAAGTCCACTCTGCTGCGATGCATCAACGGCCTTGAGGGGATCAGCGCGGGGCAGATCCGGGTCGGCGGCGATGTCGCCTCCGGGCGCGGCACCGATGTGGATCGGCTGCGCCGCGATGTCGGCATGGTCTTCCAGCACTTCAATCTCTTCCCGCACATGAGCGTGGTGCGCAACGTTGCCCTCGCGCCGATGCGGGTGGGCGGGGTGGAACGGGCCGAGGCCGAGGAGAAGGCGCGCATCCTGCTCAAGCGGGTCGGCCTCGCCGACAAGGCCGACAGCATGCCCGACCAGCTCTCCGGCGGGCAGCAGCAGCGGGTGGCCATCGTGCGCGCTCTGGCCACCGGCCCGCGCGCCCTGCTGCTCGACGAGATCACCTCGGCCCTCGACCCCGAACTCGTCGCCGAAGTGCTGGCCATCGTCCGAGAACTGGCCGAAGACGGCATGACCATGCTGCTGGCCACCCACGAAATGGGCTTTGCCCGGGAGGTGTCGAACAAGGTGTGCTTCCTGCATCAGGGCGTACTGCTGGAGGAAGGGCCGCCGCAGCAGATATTCGGCGACCCGCAACAGGAACGCACCCGTGCCTTCCTGCGCCGCATCGTCGAGGCGGGGCGACTGTGA
- a CDS encoding amino acid ABC transporter permease, with product MTADSHLLTTARPEPQAPTPPRRALPLAIAATAGVLVTVALIAVTALSVNDALRDSGLLVVVGAVLVAAAALTQLRPALRAVRSSRTAAAAWAEDRRADARRAASEAREDAWTALGWCLTVLVLLGAVWFLFANDRAVQHTFFDGEVIGISVSEIVSAFGTNLFIAVVAQVLILVWGLALALARMAPGRAGRPLRLLATTYIDGFRAVPAIIIIYLIGFGLPLAGVPFLSSLSPVWFAILALTLTYGAYVAEVFRAGIESIAPGQSAAARSLGLSQSATMRDVVLPQATRRVLPPLLNDFISLQKDTALVNVIGTIDAFNQSKIFASNHFNLSSVTVVAALFILITIPQARLVDRLVAREQRRGKGA from the coding sequence GTGACTGCCGATTCCCATCTGTTGACGACCGCGCGGCCCGAGCCGCAGGCGCCCACCCCTCCTCGGCGGGCCCTGCCGCTCGCGATCGCCGCGACGGCGGGCGTCCTGGTCACCGTGGCGCTCATCGCGGTGACTGCCCTGTCCGTGAACGATGCCCTGCGCGACTCCGGCCTGCTGGTGGTCGTCGGCGCCGTCCTGGTGGCCGCCGCCGCGCTCACGCAACTGAGGCCCGCGCTACGGGCAGTGCGTTCGAGCCGTACAGCCGCCGCGGCCTGGGCCGAGGACCGGCGGGCCGACGCCCGGCGGGCCGCGTCCGAGGCACGCGAGGACGCCTGGACCGCACTGGGCTGGTGCCTGACCGTGCTCGTGCTGCTCGGCGCGGTCTGGTTCCTGTTCGCCAACGACCGTGCCGTACAGCACACCTTCTTCGACGGCGAAGTGATCGGGATCAGTGTCTCGGAGATCGTCTCTGCCTTCGGCACCAATCTCTTCATCGCCGTCGTCGCCCAGGTCCTGATCCTCGTCTGGGGACTGGCGCTCGCCCTCGCCCGGATGGCGCCGGGCCGGGCCGGCCGCCCTCTGCGGCTGCTCGCCACCACATACATCGACGGCTTCCGCGCCGTACCGGCGATCATCATCATCTATCTGATCGGTTTCGGGCTGCCGCTCGCCGGGGTGCCGTTCCTCAGCTCGCTCAGCCCGGTCTGGTTCGCGATCCTCGCTCTCACTCTCACCTACGGTGCGTACGTCGCCGAGGTGTTCCGGGCCGGCATCGAGTCCATCGCGCCCGGTCAGAGCGCCGCCGCCCGTTCACTCGGCCTCTCACAGAGCGCCACGATGCGTGATGTGGTGCTGCCGCAGGCCACCCGCCGCGTCCTGCCGCCGCTGCTCAATGACTTCATCAGCCTGCAGAAGGACACGGCGCTGGTGAATGTCATCGGCACCATCGACGCCTTCAACCAATCGAAGATCTTCGCGTCCAACCACTTCAACCTCTCCTCGGTGACTGTGGTCGCGGCGCTCTTCATCCTCATCACCATCCCGCAGGCCCGGCTGGTCGACCGGCTGGTGGCCCGTGAGCAGCGCCGCGGCAAGGGAGCCTGA
- a CDS encoding LacI family DNA-binding transcriptional regulator: MTSRKSTQAGAAGRRIGIRDVARATGLSITTVSHALSGKGQIAAATRERVRAVAEELGYRPDPVAQGLVSGRTGIVGLAVGHMSDRPWASTYRPYYAAFSAGATMAAVERDYALVVVPGNPASGLWARVPMDGLIIVDPVQEDPLLADCARRGLPVVTDGRPIDPGYEDVPTVESDLERGMAEVLGHLRDAGATRVGLLSGPEPDAYTQDSEHLYRQWCAAAGQPAVVETPIASEDAVEAALRLLSRPGRPDAVHGLNETYGQALVIAARRLGLDIPGDLLVSVMREGDQSGGTGDWEVPLTALSLDARRLGAESVAMLIDVLDGKAPRKVVVPCTVVVRGSTRRG; the protein is encoded by the coding sequence ATGACCAGCCGGAAATCGACACAGGCCGGGGCGGCGGGCCGTCGCATCGGAATCCGTGATGTGGCGCGTGCCACCGGACTGTCCATCACCACCGTGTCCCACGCCCTCAGCGGCAAGGGTCAGATCGCCGCGGCCACCCGTGAGCGGGTGCGTGCCGTCGCCGAGGAGCTCGGCTACCGCCCCGACCCCGTCGCCCAGGGACTGGTGTCCGGGCGTACCGGCATCGTCGGGCTGGCTGTCGGCCATATGTCGGACCGCCCGTGGGCCAGCACGTACCGCCCGTACTACGCGGCGTTCTCGGCCGGCGCCACCATGGCTGCGGTCGAGCGCGACTACGCGCTTGTCGTCGTCCCGGGCAACCCGGCCTCGGGGCTCTGGGCCCGGGTCCCCATGGACGGCCTGATCATCGTCGACCCGGTGCAGGAGGACCCGCTGCTCGCCGACTGCGCGCGCCGCGGGCTGCCGGTGGTCACCGACGGCCGCCCCATCGACCCGGGTTACGAGGACGTGCCCACCGTGGAGAGCGACTTGGAGCGCGGAATGGCGGAGGTCCTCGGCCATCTGCGGGACGCCGGCGCCACCCGGGTCGGTCTGCTCTCGGGACCCGAACCCGATGCGTACACGCAGGATTCCGAGCACCTCTATCGCCAGTGGTGCGCCGCGGCCGGACAGCCGGCGGTCGTCGAGACCCCAATAGCCTCGGAAGACGCGGTGGAGGCAGCGCTGCGACTGCTGTCACGCCCCGGACGCCCGGACGCGGTGCATGGCCTCAACGAGACCTACGGTCAGGCCTTGGTGATCGCGGCGCGGCGGCTGGGGCTCGACATCCCCGGCGATCTGTTGGTCAGCGTCATGCGCGAGGGGGATCAGTCCGGGGGCACCGGGGACTGGGAGGTGCCGCTGACCGCACTGAGCCTGGACGCTCGGCGCCTGGGCGCCGAGTCCGTCGCGATGCTCATCGATGTGCTCGACGGGAAGGCCCCGCGCAAGGTGGTGGTGCCGTGCACCGTGGTGGTACGCGGCTCCACGCGCCGCGGCTGA